In one Solanum dulcamara chromosome 1, daSolDulc1.2, whole genome shotgun sequence genomic region, the following are encoded:
- the LOC129890136 gene encoding uncharacterized protein LOC129890136 has product MIQNSASFDEDEIEVSNILLNLKDLIEESESRSKRRRCDRNLGFNSPSPNFVQRNSQVEEDESGDVEIEPKFAKLKLEKTNPNQISRSKAKTREELTCNIEKLTQCRELLRGELKKVQSYYNNQKAYNLELKAIREKVMTHLNGQEAETSHMLQYPMGSSSAYGLGSVNHTGSIGIQYPMGQLPQAKPMFSSANGLGFVNYTGPVVGIPNHTVSPFEHNRDIAERKPQYTEARRKRRI; this is encoded by the exons atGATACAGAATTCTGCTTCATTCGATGAAGATGAAATCGAAGTGTCCAATATTCTGCTGAATCTAAAAGACCTAATTGAAGAATCGGAGTCTCGTTCTAAAAGGAGAAGATGTGATAGAAATTTAGGTTTTAATTCACCGTCGCCTAATTTCGTCCAGAGGAATTCTCAagttgaagaagatgaaagtgGTGATGTTGAAATTGAGCCTAAATTTGCTAaattaaaattagagaaaacaAACCCAAATCAAATAAGTAGAAGTAAAGCAAAG ACAAGAGAGGAGTTGACGTGTAATATAGAGAAGTTGACTCAATGCAGAGAATTGCTAAGAGGG GAGTTGAAGAAGGTACAAAGTTATTACAACAACCAAAAAGCTTATAATCTTGAGTTAAAAGCAATTAGAGAAAAG GTAATGACGCACTTGAACGGACAAGAAGCAGAGACCAGCCATATGTTACAGTACCCAATGGGCTCCTCATCTGCTTATGGATTAGGCTCTGTGAACCATACAGGCTCAATAGGAATTCAGTACCCAATGGGCCAACTTCCACAAGCAAAGCCCATGTTCTCATCTGCTAATGGACTGGGCTTTGTGAACTATACAGGCCCAGTAGTAGGTATTCCTAATCACACAGTGTCTCCGTTTGAGCATAACAGAGACATTGCTGAAAGAAAGCCCCAATATACAGAAGctaggaggaagaggaggatatga
- the LOC129890127 gene encoding snakin-2-like, producing the protein MSISKFLLITMVLISLFVVRLVEADDDDNNQVVNTAAPEGAYTPTYIPTLDCGAACEGRCRLASRQKMCLRACGTCCARCNCVPPGTSGNQELCPCYHDMLTHHGKRKCP; encoded by the exons ATGTCAATCTCCAAATTTCTTCTTATTACTATGGTTTTAATTTCTCTATTTGTTGTTCGTCTTGTGGAagctgatgatgatgataacaACCAAGtg GTGAATACGGCTGCACCAGAGGGTGCTTACACCCCTACTTACATCCCTACATTAG ATTGTGGAGCAGCATGTGAGGGAAGATGTCGTCTAGCATCAAGGCAGAAAATGTGCTTGAGAGCTTGTGGGACTTGCTGCGCTCGTTGTAACTGTGTGCCTCCTGGCACCTCTGGAAACCAAGAGCTTTGCCCTTGTTACCATGACATGCTCACCCATCATGGCAAGCGCAAGTGCCCCTaa
- the LOC129881264 gene encoding putative HVA22-like protein g, with protein sequence MQCKGFKMIGSFLTRGLVMIFGYAFPAYECFKTVEMNKPDIQELRFWCQYWILVALLTVCERVGDAFVSWVPMYSEAKLAFIIYLWCPKTKGTTYVYDSFFKPVVLKHETEIDRNLLELRTRAGDLAFLYWQNSSSYVQTRFFDILQFIASQSTPRPTQPQKQGSRGRQRTVTPPKRRSAAPTTKVQTEKQAPPASTVSASENEADTKEKVKPSQPSPVATPASAASSLNAQKSTPTEALAQITKASSLSKTQLLQIDLVPSSDNQSAKPLVDTVMEDNQSVNPVVDTVMEEAVRVTRARSRRTRLAPNP encoded by the exons ATGCAATGCAAG GGATTCAAGATGATTGGATCTTTTCTCACCAGAGGGCTTGT GATGATTTTTGGTTATGCTTTTCCTGCTTATGAGTGTTTTAAGACTGTAGAAATGAACAAACCTGATATTCAGGAACTTCGCTTCTGGTGTCAATATTG GATCTTAGTTGCTCTATTGACAGTTTGTGAAAGGGTTGGCGATGCTTTTGTTTCATG GGTTCCAATGTACAGTGAAGCTAAGTTGGCATTCATCATATATTTGTGGTGCCCCAAAACTAAG GGAACAacatatgtctatgattccttcTTTAAACCGGTAGTGTTAAAGCATGAAACCGAGATTGATCGTAATTTGTTGGAGTTGAGGACAAGAGCTGGAGATTTGGCGTTTCTGTACTGGCAGAACTCTTCTAGCTATGTGCAGACGAGGTTTTTTGATATATTGCAATTTATTGCTTCTCAGTCAACTCCTCGCCCAACTCAG CCACAAAAGCAAGGAAGTAGAGGCCGCCAACGCACTGTAACACCACCAAAACGCAGATCAGCTGCTCCAACAACAAAGGTACAGACTGAAAAACAAGCACCTCCTGCTTCTACCGTTTCTGCAAGTGAAAATGAAGCAGACACAAAGGAAAAAGTGAAGCCCTCACAACCATCTCCTGTGGCTACCCCTGCTTCTGCTGCTTCCTCCTTAAATGCACAAAAATCTACTCCAACTGAAGCCCTCGCTCAAATCACCAAAGCTTCGAGTCTAAGCAAAACTCAATTGTTGCAGATTGATCTAGTGCCTTCCTCAGACAATCAAAGTGCAAAACCTCTTGTCGATACAGTCATGGAGGACAATCAAAGTGTAAATCCTGTTGTTGATACAGTAATGGAGGAAGCAGTTCGAGTAACACGTGCCAGATCAAGGAGGACACGACTTGCACCCAATCCTTGA